In Antechinus flavipes isolate AdamAnt ecotype Samford, QLD, Australia chromosome 3, AdamAnt_v2, whole genome shotgun sequence, a genomic segment contains:
- the LOC127557667 gene encoding zinc finger protein 271-like: MVDFTEEEWGLLDPSQKELYKKVTLENVQNLLSLDQVSDKFTENITLKTMEGDSDEETRFQVNELTRKLGTSVEECDLKRVMSDGPCDFKLREIHDSNIKVDKTPKSACKFDEIGKRFIQSLILNQCKKMTSGNDCFQDQKYSKGFTEQVELFQSHEQPPEMQMCPDNQWDMAIRRSSDLSRCQESDTEGRFFVSHQGGKILSQKSKLISHQPIHSTKESEEYNEGEATSSHHSSLPYHTRVHSGRKRYACDQCGKAFAWKSGLGRPQKIPPGEEFYKCTECGKAFCYSSLLTDLQRIHPEEKPYECDECGKTFTTKHLLALHQRIHTGEKPFECIHCGKAFRYRSTFVEHQRIHTGEKPFKCNQCGKTFRQRSNFTTHQRIHTGEKPFDCNQCGKTFTQKSTLIKHQRIHTGQKPFDFNQRRKVVAQRSNFAKHQRIYIGEKPFKCNQCGKAFRWRCILTQHQRIHTGEKPFHCNQCGKNFTHRSNLAKHQRIHTRENSFDFNQHRKIFAWRSNLAKHQRIYIGEKPFECIQCGKAFRWRCILAQHQRIHTGERPFHCNQCGKTFTQRSSLTKHQRIHTGENPFDFNQHRKVFSQRSNLAKHQRIYIGEKPFECIQCGKAFRWRSRLAKHQRTHSGEKPFECIQCGKAFTLRFNLTKHQRIHSGEKPFDCNQCGKAFRWRCTLAQHQRIHTGEKPFDCNQCGKVFRYSSSLAKHQKIHSGEKPFDCNLCGKTFIDSSHLDRHQRIHTGEKPFTCDQCGKVFAEKSNLAKHQRVHTGEKPFDCNHCGKVFAERSNLAQHQRVHTGEKPFECIQCGKAFRYRSNLAKHQTMHTEEKPFEFSQCGKAFSWRCSLGKRQRSHTGKKPF, from the exons ATGGTGGATTTCACCGAAGAAGAGTGGGGGCTCCTGGACCCTTCTCAGAAGGAGCTCTACAAGAAAGTCACACTGGAGAATGTCCAGAATCTGCTGTCCCTAG ACCAGGTATCTGACAAATTCACTGAAAACATTACGCTAAAAACCATGGAAGGGGATTCTG atgaagagaccAGATTCCAAGTAAATGAGTTGACTAGAAAGCTGGGGACTTCTGTGGAAGAATGTGACCTGAAGAGAGTCATGAGTGATGGTCCCTGTGACTTCAAGTTGAGAGAAATCCATGATTCTAATATCAAGGTAGATAAGACTCCAAAGAGTGCCTGTAAATTTGATGAAATTGGAAAGAGATTCATTCAGTCTTTAATCCTAAATCAATGTAAGAAAATGACCTCAGGGAATGATTGTTTTCAGGATCAGAAATACAGCAAAGGCTTTACTGAACAGGTAGAGCTTTTTCAGTCCCATGAGCAACCTCCTGAAATGCAGATGTGTCCAGATAATCAATGGGATATGGCCATTAGAAGGAGTTCAGACCTCAGTAGGTGTCAGGAAAGTGATACTGAAGGAAGGTTTTTTGTAAGTCATCAAGGTGGGAAGATTTTGAGTCAGAAATCTAAGCTCATTAGTCATCAGCCAATTCATAGTACAAAGGAGTCTGAGGAATATAATGAAGGTGAAGCAACTTCATCCCATCATTCATCTCTTCCATACCATACCAGAGTTCATTCTGGAAGGAAAAGATATGCATGTGATCAGTGTGGGAAGGCATTTGCTTGGAAATCAGGTCTTGGTAGACCTCAGAAGATTCCTCCTGGGGAGGAGTTTTATAAATGTACtgaatgtgggaaggctttcTGCTATAGCTCTCTCCTTACTGATCTTCAGAGAATCCACCctgaagagaaaccttatgaatgtgatgaatgtggaaaaactttCACAACAAAACACCTACTTGCTttacatcaaagaatccacactggagagaagccttttgAATGTATTcattgtggaaaggctttcagataTAGGTCCACTTTtgttgaacatcagagaatccacactggagagaaaccttttaaatgtaaccaatgtgggaaGACTTTCAGACAGAGGTCGAATTTTActacacatcagagaatccacactggagagaagccttttgattgtaatcaatgtggaaagactttcactcAGAAATCCACTCTTATTAAACATCAGAGAATACACACAGGACAGAAGCCTTTTGATTTTAATCAACGTAGAAAGGTTGTTGCACAGAGATCCAATTttgctaaacatcagagaatATACATTGGAGAGAAGCCTtttaaatgtaaccaatgtggaaaggctttcagatgGAGGTGCATTCTTactcaacatcagagaatccacactggagaaaagccttttcattgtaatcaatgtggaaagaattTCACACACAGATCCAATCttgctaaacatcagagaatccacactagAGAGAACTCTTTTGATTTTAATCAGCATAGAAAGATTTTTGCATGGAGGTCCAATCttgctaaacatcagagaatATACATTGGAGAGAAGCCTTTTGAATGTattcaatgtggaaaggctttcagatgGAGGTGCATTCTTGCTcaacatcaaagaatccacactggagagaggCCCTTTCattgtaatcaatgtggaaagactttcacacaGAGATCTAGTCTTACTAAGcaccagagaatccacactggagagaatcCTTTTGATTTTAATCAACATCGAAAAGTTTTTTCACAGAGGTCCAATCttgctaaacatcagagaatATACATTGGAGAGAAGCCTTTTGAATGTattcaatgtggaaaggctttcagatgGAGGTCCAGGCTTGCTAAACATCAAAGAACACACTCTGGAGAAAAGCCTTTTGAATGTattcaatgtggaaaggctttcacactAAGGTTCAATCTtactaaacatcagagaatccacagtggagaaaaaccttttgattgtaatcaatgtggaaaggctttcaggtGGCGGTGCACTCTTGCTCAgcatcaaagaatccacactggagagaaaccttttgattgtaatcaatgtggaaaggtttTCAGATACAGTTCCAGCCTTGCTAAACACCAGAAAATCCACAGTGGGGAGAAACCTTTTGATTGTAATctatgtggaaagactttcatagACAGTTCTCATCTTGatagacatcagagaatccacaccgGAGAGAAACCTTTTACTTGTGATCAATGTGGAAAGGTTTTTGCAGAGAAGTCCAATCTTGCTAAACATCAGAGagtccacactggagagaagccttttgATTGTAATCACTGTGGAAAGGTTTTTGCAGAGAGGTCCAATCTTGCTCAACACCAGAGagttcacactggagagaaaccttttgaatgtattcaatgtggaaaagctttcagatACAGGTCCAATCTTGCTAAACATCAGACAATGCACACTGAAGAGAAACCTTTTGAGTTCagtcaatgtggaaaggctttctcATGGAGATGCAGTCTTGGTAAACGTCAGAGAAGCCATACTGGAAAGAAGCCTTTTTAA